A single genomic interval of Gouania willdenowi chromosome 22, fGouWil2.1, whole genome shotgun sequence harbors:
- the LOC114456246 gene encoding WD repeat-containing protein on Y chromosome-like produces MGEMVDVDEHLKDNVHSMEATEGNTSSTGDIKEDTCVIQSSFTEENVTNEKEFVSTLLQLYPQVKEEDLKEMHEKITKNSGTPSLLQVVNYISDSGKGFAYRRQLFDKPFEIIKTGHTKRIVRLLCVPLDDYASNMDFKDNRPYQNCQYVSITAGGSLVSWSQNFQDQIVFPLYENEKPPLPYSHKKKITITDMLYLKEYQELVVSSFENELIFYYASWAPVDFWVKHCLIVEDGRVTTMHYWSDGNRAVFTFGDTRGYLYVFTTSKVNMNDIFDKSLFRKTKLWEYPTAYVSTLLKANNPKHQCICVPVFKETCSSVKFIPELNSIAVCSSSSKNMVLLRFSSDLLKQFTKKIFPSDGFPAFSSVEYCTLSQVLVTGGTDGVMRIWSPNKKSKCIKELKAQDTKITHLVYNIEEGVILSISVDMKVCVWRETQWVCTQTISPEGMKIEPCSTITYNLYNNELFLANSEIARCPGKGTKPLKKSVPSHLTPICSVIYHQDTQQVVSVSVGGLVTVWNLVTERAVMQLKATFDNSEGHTAFLFDESQRKLITVSPDGKVRTWSFHNGHQLPILYPTLPNESTGFVCKNNRLFVSVKNNPNLFVLDIEGEDHRILNHGLLKDIVAIDTHQEHLITASSEGNVVIWDVKTEEVCFCIIGGVFPQGFVATEEYQGYRDTLSASTLYFARSSTRTTVNKTSYLVKCLKTREESLHTATLLTTSEGYICAWSLKRGLLVKFLAVTEEGATITSWSTDPTEHTLITGDSTGKVCLWDIQTFALEGHPIQGPFLTMGKYSVSVCPPRQPNAWQVERSPVKSVVCDEDCKKFIVAGMMGKLTVFTNTGDRPSDHGVDSGAPLGSGRQWTREAD; encoded by the exons ATGGGAGAAATGGTGGATGTCGATGAGCATTTGAAGGATAACGTCCACAGTATGGAGGCAACTGAAGGAAACACGTCTTCCACTGGTGATATTAAGGAAGACACTTGTGTCATTCAATCTTCCTTCACTGAAGAAAATGTTACTAATGAAAAGGAGTTTGTCAGTACATTGCTTCAACTCTATCCTCAAGTGAAAGAAGAAGATTTAAAAGAAATGCACGAGAAGATTACCAAAAACTCTGGTACACCCAGTCTTCTGCAGGTTGTAAATTATATTTCCGATAGTGGAAAGGGTTTTGCTTACCGCCGTCAGTTGTTTGATAAACCCTTTGAAATCATAAAGACTGGGCACACTAAAAGAATAGTGCGTTTGCTATGCGTTCCTTTGGATGACTATGCGTCTAACATGGATTTCAAAGATAACAGGCCCTACCAGAACTGCCAATACGTGTCCATCACAGCAGGAGGTTCACTCGTATCATGGTCACAGAACTTTCAGGATCAAATCGTTTTTCCTCTGTATGAAAATGAGAAACCACCACTTCCttattcacacaaaaaaaaaataacaattacagATATGCTTTATTTAAAAGAATACCAAGAGCTGGTGGTCTCCTCCTTCGAGAATGAGCTGATTTTCTATTATGCCTCTTGGGCCCCTGTTGACTTTTGGGTTAAGCACTGTTTGATTGTTGAGGATGGCCGAGTAACTACCATGCATTACTGGTCTGATGGCAACAGGGCTGTATTTACCTTTGGAGACACCAGGGGTTACCTTTATGTGTTCACAACCAGTAAAGTCAATATGAATGACATCTTTGACAAATCTTTGTTTAGAAAAACTAAACTTTGGGAATATCCGACAGCTTACGTCTCAACTCTGCTGAAAGCCAACAATCCAAAGCACCAGTGCATTTGTGTCCCTGTCTTCAAAGAGACGTGCTCCTCCGTGAAGTTCATTCCCGAGCTCAATTCAATAGCTGTCTGTAGCAGCTCATCTAAGAATATGGTGCTCCTTAGATTCTCTTCAGACCTCTTAAAACAATTTACTAAGAAAATATTCCCAAGTGATGGCTTTCCCGCTTTCAGCTCTGTTGAGTACTGCACGCTGTCACAGGTTTTGGTGACAGGTGGAACTGATGGAGTAATGAGGATTTGGTCtccaaacaaaaaatcaaaatgtatcAAAGAATTGAAAGCCCAGGACACAAAAATTACCCACCTTGTGTACAATATTGAAGAGGGGGTAATCCTCAGcatatctgtggatatgaaaGTGTGTGTATGGAGAGAGACCCAGTGGGTGTGTACACAGACTATTTCTCCCGAAGGCATGAAAATAGAGCCATGCTCCACCATTACATACAACTTGTATAATAATGAGCTATTTCTGGCTAATTCAGAAATTGCCCGTTGTCCTGGCAAAGGAACAAAACCTTTAAAGAAAAGCGTCCCTTCCCACTTGACGCCCATATGTTCTGTAATTTACCACCAGGACACTCAGCAAGTGGTCTCGGTTTCTGTGGGTGGTTTGGTTACAGTGTGGAACTTAGTAACTGAACGAGCCGTGATGCAGTTAAAGGCCACCTTTGACAACAGCGAGGGACACACTGCATTTTTGTTTGATGAGTCTCAAAGGAAGCTCATCACAGTTTCTCCAGATGGAAAGGtgagaacatggagttttcacAATGGACATCAACTGCCAATTCTTTACCCCACATTGCCCAATGAGTCGACTGGGTTCGTATGCAAGAACAATCGACTGTTTGTCTCTGTTAAGAATAACCCCAACTTGTTTGTTCTGGACATCGAAGGAGAGGATCACAGAATTTTGAATCATGGCTTACTGAAAGACATTGTTGCCATTGACACTCATCAAGAACATCTAATCACAGCATCAAGTGAAGGAAACGTGGTTATCTGGGATGTGAAAACTGAAGAGGTTTGCTTTTGTATTATTGGAGGAGTTTTCCCTCAAGGATTTGTCGCTACAGAAGAATATCAAGGATACAGGGATACACTTAGTGCAAGCACACTGTATTTTGCTAGAAGCTCTACTAGGACCACTGTGAATAAGACCAGTTACCTTGTTAAGTGTTTAAAAACCAGGGAAGAGTCTCTTCACACAGCCACACTGTTGACTACTTCAGAGGGCTACATCTGTGCTTGGTCTCTCAAACGGGGCCTACTTGTAAAATTCCTGGCAGTGACTGAAGAAGGTGCCACTATTACATCCTGGTCCACTGACCCTACAGAGCACACGCTGATAACCGGCGATAGCACGGGAAAGGTTTGTCTGTGGGACATTCAAACCTTTGCTCTTGAAGGCCATCCAATCCAGGGGCCGTTTTTAACCATGGGTAAATACTCTGTGTCGGTATGCCCACCTCGACAGCCGAACGCCTGGCAAGTGGAACGATCTCCAGTTAAAAGTGTTGTGTGTGACGAGGATTGCAAAAAGTTCATCGTTGCAGGGATGATGGGTAAACTCACAGTCTTCACCAACACAG GAGACAGACCTTCTGACCATGGAGTCGATTCTGGGGCGCCACTTGGCAGTGGGCGCCAGTGGACCAGAGAGGCAGACTAG